The region AAATCCATCCCCCTCTTCCAACGTCCGATGCCGCCACGActtgccatcatcgtcactCCACGCCACACACAGCGGCGCCCTCGGAGCACCCCAGAAAGCCTCCTTGCCATCATCCCTATCTTTCTGGTTTGGACGATTGTCCTCACCCTCGGTAATCTCATCGTATAGGCCCTCTCTGCGGGATTCCGCATTCTTACGCGAGGAGTGATTGTACACGGCGACGACCCGACCAGAGGGCAACACATCGAAGCATATACCGGCATTAGGATTCGGCAGGGGCGTAGGCTGCGGCGCACTCCAGTTCAATCCATCAGGAGAAGTAGAGAGGTGTATATAATCCGCCCACCGACTTCGATACAGCGCGAGGTAGCTCCCGTTCTTGAGACGCTGGATCTCCATATGCACGCAGCCTGTGCTCTGCGGGACTGCGATCTCTGTCCATGTCTTGCCTTGGTCCCCGGACGTGCGGATCGCAGAGATATCGTCGTTCCCGATCCACTTTGCGCCGGGCTCGCCCCGGCATTTGAATGTGGGGACTACGAAGGCGccgttgtcgaggatgataACGGGTTGGCGGATGAACGTGCCTGGGTcgttgaagaggatggttGGACCGCTCCAGCTGGTGCCATTGTCGGATGAGACGACGCGTTTCGCGACGGCTGAGTCTTGATCACCACCTTGCTGCGAGGTATAGAGTAGCCAGAGCTCGCCGGATGGATGTCGGAAGAGAACTGGGTTTTGTTCGCTGCGTGTATCGTCGTGCGTAACCTTCAGGGCTTCCCCCCAGGTCTGTCCCCCGGATGGGAGGCGGGACAGGTAGATGCTGATATCAGGTTTCCCTTCCATGTTACCGCCAAACCAGGTGCATAGTAGGTCTCCATTTGGCAGACGGAGCAGGTTGGATGCGTGGCATTGCACTGTTGCTGGGCGCAGGTAGGCTTCCTTTCGCACGGAGGGTCTGGAGCCAGCACGCAGCGTGCCATCGAGCAGACTGGGTAGTGTTTCTTGCGTAACTGCCATGTTCATAATTGTTCCAGTACCTGATTGTGCACTTCTTTAGGTGATGGTTGTTATATCCCACGACGCTGCGGGGTGCAATCCGACATCGGTTCTGGTCCGAGCACACCAGACGCTGTTTAATGTCGGACGACAGTCCGATCCAGCGCTGCTTCGTAATGGTGGACACCAACCCCATGGGGAACAGGAGCCACGCGGGGACAAGCCCTGGCCAGTATTGATGCTGATCGGTGCCCTTTAAGTACCCTCAATCCCTCTACGACTGGCCCCTTGCGTCTCGTCTCATAACCCTGACCGCCGCCACAGCTGAAATCTCACACTGCGGTCCGTCTTTTTAATTTACAATGGCTGGCGGAACAAGCATTTGGGCGAGCAAGGACGCCAAGTCCGACCCTAAGGAGATCTTTAACTTGAGGCTGCTGTACCTCCTGGTTACCCTGGCCTGGGCGGGCTGTTTCTATGGCTTCGACACGGGGAATATCGGTGGCATTCTGACTCTGCCGTCGTTCGAGAAGTCGTTTGGCCTGCTTGATATTCCGCAGGCGGAGTATGATGATCGAAAGGTTAGCAATACTCTCACAGTTTCCTGTGCTATAATAACGTGTCCAGGGAACTATCGCCGCTATGGTCGCCGCAGGAGGCGCCGCTGGATCCCTTCTCGCTGCACCCACCTCTGACTGGCTAGGTCGCAAATGGTCTGTCTTTCTATGGGGAATCGTCTTTATGATCGGTGCCGCGATGCAGATGGTCCCCAACTACGACGTATTGCTGGCAGGACGGTTCATCGGTGGTCTCGGAGTGGGAGCAAGCTCTATGTTGAGCCCCCAGTTCTTGGCTGAGAATTCCCCAAAGTCAGTCCGTGGATCTATGACAGCTACATACAACCTCATGATCGTCACGTCATTGATGCTTGCGTTCTGGGTTAACTACGGCGTCTCGCTCTGGTCCCGACCCGGGATCGAGGATGACCATGCCCAGTGGCAGACCGCGATGAGTATCCAGCTCATCCCTGGCGGACTGATGTGTCTGATGATTCCGTTTGTGCCGGAGACGCCTCGATACCTCATTAACCATGGCAAGGCCGAGCAGGGGTTGAAGAACCTGTGTCGACTTCGCCAGCTGCCCCCAGACCATCCGTACGTTCAACTCGAATACCGTGAAATCCAGGCCCAGGTGCAGTACGAGCAGGAGAATTTCCAGGGCCACAACTACTGGGTTGTCGCCAAGGATATCTTTGGCAATAGGAGCAACCTGCAGCGTTTCGTCCTTGCTGTCCTGCTGTTCATCTTCCACAAGCTGACTGGAACGGACTCGCTCAACGTATGTCTCTACAGCACTGTCTCCTCTACAGTCACTGTAACCCTGCTAATGCATTATCCAGTACTACGCTCCTCAAATCTTCGAGCTCATCGGCGTGAAAGATGACTCGTCCTTACTGACAACCGGTGTCTACGGCGCCGTGAAAGTTGCAGCAACAATCTTCTACATCGCATACCTCGTCGACCGCGTTGGTCGTCGTCTCCCACTTCTCATCGGTGCCACTATCCAAGCTACCTCCATGCTCTATCTCGCTCTGTACCTCCGCTTCGCTGGCACCGACAACACCGATATGGGCGGTACCCCTGCAGGAGGGATCGTAGGCATCGTCTGGATCTACCTATATGCCTTCGGATGGTCCTTCGGACATAGCGTTGCCTGCTACATCGTTGCAGCGGAGATCTTCCCCACTCGTATTGTACGTCTCCTCTATCACTCTACCCACTTTCTGGATGATGTACTGACTAAATGACCATCCAGCGCTCCGTCTGCAtgggcttctgcttcttcgtgAACTGGATCATCGACTACGGCATCACACGCGCAACCCCGAATATGCTGACCAATATGGGCTATGGTGCTTTCCTGCTCTATTCCTTGCTAACGTATCTCGGTGTTGtgtttattttcttttgtctGCCGGAGTTGAAGGGCAGGTCTATTGAGAGTATGGATGATCTGTTCCAGCGCCCGCTGTGGACGATGTGGAAGCATGCGTATCCGACCAAGGAGGAGACCGTCAGGCATGGTATTCAGGAGGGaaaggatgaggatgttcagGGACAGGAtcgtgatgaggaggaggcgaagaggaagcagagtgCTACTCATGTCGAGACGGCTTCATAGTTTTCTATTTGAATTAGGGTTAGGAATACATATGTGTGAATGAGTTCAACAGCGAATTCAATAACATCAAGTCACTACTAGACCTTAATCTGTAATTCCGAACGAACGACTGCCTGGTCTAGAAGTAAGAACGGCCATTCTCCGTAGATTCAACCATCGGCCTTCTCACCGCCGATACATTGTGGGACCGTGGGGTCAAGACTTATATGACGAGGGGTATCCGATAATGTACGGAGCAGCACATCAAACAGCACAATGGCTACAGAATCATTCCAACTAAACTCAGGAGCTAAGATCCCCGCCGTGGGATTCGGGACATGGAAGGCCGGCCCTggcgaggctgctgctgctgtccaggcGGCGTTTGAGGCTGGATATCGTCATTTTGTATGTCCTCTTTCCTTATCTTTAGAACGGAGCTGACTTGCTAGGACTGCGCTCCTTTATGTATGTTCTTGTACTGCTGATGTGGTAGGGTGCTAATAAGCGCAGATGGAAACGAAGCAGAAATCGGCCAGGTCTTTAAAAACACCAACGTCCCTCGCTCCGAGTACTTTGTCACTACAAAGCTGTACTTCTCCCAATACCCTGGTACCAATCTATGACTGACTAGTTCAGCTGGTCCTCCGACCACCGCCGCGTCGAAAGTGCCCTGGATAAATCCCTCCGCGACCTCAACCTCGACTATGTTGACCTCTATCTCATGCACTGGCCAGTAACGCTCGACCCGTCTCCAACCGACTCGAACTACGGCAAGGAAGACCGCACGGTGCATGCGCAGGGGTGGGACTTCCGCGACACCTGgcgcgagatggagaagttgcTGGCCACGGGCAAAGTCAAGGCGATTGGAGTCGCCAATTTCTCGACGGTTAATCTGGAGAAACTGCTAGAGACCGCGAAGGTCGTGCCCGCCGTCAATCAAACGGAGATCCAGCCCTTACTACCGCAGAATAAATTGAACGCGTTCTGTGCGGCCAAGGGGATTCATCAGACGGCGTTTGGCCCGCTGGGTGGCTCGGGGAGTACCCTGCATCAGCATCCTGATATCGTGGGGAATGCGAGTAGGAGGGGTGTTGACACGGGCAATGTTATGCTCAGTTGGGGGATCCAGAAGGGGTGGAGTGTTATTCCAAAGAGTACGAATCCGGTGCGGATTGCGAATAATCTCAAGAAGAACTTTGTgctggatgcggaggagttgCAGGCTTTGGATAAACTGGCCTTGCCGAAGGGGAAGAGGTTTAATGTGCCGAATTGGGGGACTACTATCTTTcatgatgatgaggctgttgagttGGAATAGTTTGTAGTCTATCAGTTTATATCTTTGTTTCTTAATACTGTGATATAGAAGGGAGTGTCGCGGGGATTCGCTGCGCGGTTATAACTCAATACTTTTCGAATACTATTTTCTTGACTGCACTGTAACTCATGCCCCTTTCACCTCGAGCTTTgggaagggagagagaaaTAATGAGCCAGCTCAACATTTATTATATCTGTTCGAAGTTGAGGAACCAAAGAATGCTACCGATATAACTCACGTACTTCAGTCCCAAACATGACCTCATCCCCTTTCAAAACCAAGGAAATACTATGCAAGAGGTGGGCTGGGTTTCTCCTTGGGTTGTGAGGCCAGCACCCGTGAATCAAAGATCCTGAATCAACTCCTTCCGAAGAGGGCATGGTCTGCTGTAATGTAGGGGCAGTTCGCAGGGGTTCACTCCTTCGGCGTTGCGCCAACACTCTAGGGCTGGCCGGCGGCACTGCGGCGCTGCACACTTGCATACAATCACACACCGGCTCCATTCCGGACCACGCCATAAGAGTCCGTCCCCTCTAGCTGGCAACGTGTTCTCGGTTGTTCCCGTTCCCCGCTCGCGACTCGGTGGTGTCGCTACGTAGGCTGTTCTTCAAGATGAACCCGCCATTCCTTGCTGCTATGTACCCTCActccattctccatccaAGCTGGCGTTAAAGATCCTCGATTTATAGTATACTGCCGTCAAATATAACAATGCCTCCAGAGCAACCGTCTGCCTACATCGAGCCGGACATCTCAGACACAGACTCCGCAGTCACGGacacaacatcaacagcatACACCGAGTCCCTCCGCTCCAGCCTCCTGCAAAGCGTCCGCGAAAATGGCCGCGGATACCACAAATACTCCTCGTCTACCTACTTCGTCCCAGAAGacgagcaggagcaggaacgCCTCGACATGCAGCACGAGATCTGCCTCATAACCACAAACCGAAAGCTATACCTAGCCCCTCTTCCTGAGGATGTACCAAATGTCCTAGACCTaggcacaggcacaggcatCTGGGCCATCGACTTTGCAGATCAGAACCCCGGCTCGAATGTTATAGGCACCGATCTCAGCCCGATCCAGCCGTCGTGGATTCCGCCGAATTTGAAGTTCGAGATTGATGATTATGAGCAGCCTTGGACGTATCCGATCAAGTTTGATTATGTGCATGCGCGCATGTTGACGGGGTCGATTGCGGATCCCGAGAGGCTATTTAGGCAGGCGTATGAAAATCTTCAGCCTGGGGGGTGGTTTGAGTTAATGGACTTTGCGTTTCCGGTGACGTCCGACGATGGGACTATGGAGGGGACCGCGTATGAGACGTTGAATCAGACGATGGTCGAGGGGTTAAGCAGGGTTGGACGGGACGGGGGTATCCCGAATCGATACAAGGCCTTGTTTACGGATGCCGGGTTCCAGAATATTACAGAGGTGAGGTATAAGTGGCCGCAGAATACATGGCCTAAGGGTAAGCATCTCAAGAAGATCGGGGAGTGGAACATGGTTAATACACTTGACGGCCTGCATGGATTTGCAGCCCGTCTGTGTATCCAGGTTATGGGGATGACGccggaggagctggaggtccTGCTTGCGGCTTCTCGAAAGGATATCAGGAATCCGAAGATTCATAGTTATTGGTCGATGTATGTCACTTCTTTGCACGAGGTGTTAAGGTTGCTAATTGTTGACAGCGTTATTGCATATGGACAGAAGCCACTGCAGTCAACTACAAAGGCGGCATAATCCTGTCCGTAAGCCTGGAGCCTGACGCTGTTGAATTAATCATAAGGGGTCAGTTAGGCTGCGTGGATGGTTTTCTAACAGGTATTTATGATCAGAAGTTGTTTTATTTGTACTTGGACGACAGTTGGACATTAATTGATTCATATGATACGCCGCATCTACCAGCAATCTAAGCCCTCACATCCCTCCGGTAGACAGGTGAACTAAAATACATTACAGGCGGAAGCAACCCAAGGCCAAGCGGACTACTCGAACCAGGAATTCAAATATCCCAAGATCCTCCCcctcttcggcttctcaTATAGAGCCTCATATAGATCAATGTCATCTTTAGTAGAACCCAGTTTCAGATCTGCAGTGCCGACCTTGACGTACTTTGTGCGCTTGACGACCTTCCAGAATACAAAAGCGACGATGAAGAATCCAACCATGGTATAGCTTGTGAAGAACGTGGTTATATCCCACTGGCCGGAAATGAAAACATCATACCCGAGGATTAGTGTGATTAGAAATGTACCGGCCAGTGCGTACCATGCTGCATATGGCTGGAGGTATCCCTTATAGGGAAGGGTACTGCGATCGAATCCCTGTTTCTTCatagtataataaaagtGGAGGTACGTAACCACCGTACCGATATAGTTCAGCAGGTAAGACGCAGTGCAGATTCCCACGAACCAGTCCAGGACTGTTGAGGAGGATTGTCCCATTTGGAGAAGTGAGAGTAGGCAGAAGCATAGGGCAGTGATCACCGAATAATATGGGAGGCCGTATTTGTTGCATTTGGCAAAGAATGACGGTGCTTTTCCATCCAAGGCCATTCCATGGAGGGTTCGTGCTGCAGAGAAGATGACGTTGTTTCCGGCTGAGAGCACAGAGGTCATGATTAGGGCGTTGACCAGGTCGGGGACGCCTTTGATGCCGAAGTTGATCATGGAGATGACATAGGGTGAGCTATAATATACTGTCAGACACTATTCAGAGTCCTTGATAAGGATGCATACGCGGCTCCTGTcccactgctgctgtcctcgCTCGAGGTGACGGCCGCAAGCGTCGGGTCATTGTAGGGTATAACGATCCCGACACAGAGAGCGccgccgatgaagaagaacataAGACGCCAGACAAACGAGATGAATGCCTTGTTAATCAAACGACGGGGGTTCTCGGCCTCTCCAGCAGCCATTGAGATGAACTCCGGGCCAACCATCCTGATCTACATTAGCACTAGACACAGGGCGGAGATGGAGTACGTACGTGAAGGAACCCTGGATGATGCATGATAGCAGCCCAAGAAAGCGCCCGGTATCGCCGGGGACGAGGTACTCGACGAATGATCCCTATTCAGTTAGCGTTGCCCTGTTGAGAAGATGAGGTGACGCACTGGGTCTCTCCAGTAGCGGAAGCCATAAGGATCCCTGTCTGGATTCCCGCCCACCATGGTAATAAAGGTGTACAGCATCAATCCTAGCATCAGAAGTATCTTGAAGGTGGACATGTAGAATTCTGAAATACCAAAGTACTTCACCGTCAGGCCGTTCAAGACACTACACCAGTCAGTTACCTTTACTAGCGAGGAGATATCCCACTCACGCGTAAATGACGACACAGACTGCAACCACCACGCCAACAGGGACCTTGTCAGTCCAGTATGTTAGGAGGACATGGATGGCCGTCACTTCGTATGGAATATTGAACGCTGGAAATGTTAGTTAAAGATAACTTTAGCAGCAGTGCCAATACCCATCAGAAAAAAATAATTCCATCCCATGGCAAAGCTCAGGGCATCATCAACCCAAAACCCCGACAGCCGGACAAACGGGGATGCGATAGGGAGGTAGGTGACCATTTCAGCTGCTGTCGTCAATATCGAATAATACGgtagaatattatactaaccAAAGCACTGATTGACGGAGAGTATAATAGTGCCGTATATGACAAACCCCAGGAACAAACCAGCAGGTCCTCCCTTGGGAAGGGCAGCTCCCATCTGCACAAAGAGGGCTAAACAGTTAGTATCATGGCGTAATTAGTCTTGAAATTGGACACACAAGTTCCAATAGCACCGCCCACAGCAAGCAGCTGGATTTCCTTTCCGCCCAGCCTTCGATGAAGATGCTGCGAGCCAGCGGAGATGAGCTCCCCGGGCAGAGCAGCCTCATTCTGCTTCTGATCGAGATCTGCATCAGCTGGATGCTCGACTGAGCTCTTGCGCATACTGGGATTGTCCATTTTGTCGGCCATATTGTCGGTCCAAGCCTACTGGACTGCAAGTTACACAGGAAATGCCGTGTTTAAAGCACCGCTGGGTTTCTTATCATTGGCCATTCTGCTATCAGGACGGTCCTTCCCTTTTCACATCATTATCTGCTGCTTATCTCGTGTTGACGTCCAATGTGGGAATGCGGGGGAGCTCCACAGGCCTGAATGGGGATAGCGACGTGTCACTGCCAGAGCGTAATCTGGGTCGGATGCGGGGGTAAACTCTGCTTTGATGATCTTGTCTTCTTTCCGAGGGAAGCTTTCTTACTTATCTCTTACGTACAACTTCCTTTTTGCCGTTGGAAGAGCATGTTCGCTTATGCGGTTTTCCGCACGGGAAACTAATCCCCAGACACCTATATCCACCTCATAATAGAATAAATGGATACACTGTTCAACTCAATTGTCCCAAAATCTGCCTTAGACCATCGCACTCTtgttaatatttttaatactCTTGATAATAGGAACGCCACTATGACCTCCCCCGCCCACAACGACTTTCGCAGCGACACCTTCACAACCCCAACGCCGTCGATGCTCACCGCAATGACGACCGCCACATTCGGCGACGACGTCTACACCGAAGACCCGACCACGAACGAATTCCAGGCCGAAGTCGCACGCCTCACGGGGATGGAATCCGCCCTGTTCATGCTCTCCGGCACAATGGGGAATCAGATCGGGGTGCGCATTCACCTCGCCCAGCCCCCGCACAGCGTGCTCTGTGATTATAGAGCTCATGTCTatgcggaggagggatcGGGCCTTGCGGTGCTGTCGCAGGCTATGGTTACGCCGGTGCATCCGAGGAATGGGCTGTATATGACGCTTGAGGATGTGGCGAGGTGGGCGGTTCTTGGGGATGATATACATACGGCGCCGACTAGGGTGGTTAGTATTGAATTGACGATTGGGGGGGTTTTGACGCCGATTGAGGAGATTAAGAGGATTTCTGAGTTTGCGATGGGGCATGGGATTAAGGTGCATTGTGATGGGGCGAGGTTGTGGAATGCTAGTGCTGCGACTGGGCTTGCGCTGTCTGAGTATTGTCAGTATTTTGATAGTGTGTCGATGTGTGTCTCGAAGGGACTTGGGGCGCCTGTTGGTGGGGTCCTAGCTACTACAAGTGAAGGTATTAAGAGGGCTAGGTGGTTGAGGAAGCAGATGGGTGGTGGGATTCGACAGGCCGGTGTATTGACAGCTGCAGCATTGGTTGGGATACGAGAGGTATGGCCGACAATGGCGCAGACTCATCTGAaaatgaagaagctggagctggatTTAAAGGAACTAGGAGTCGTTCCACAGATTCCAGTTGATACAAACTTTTTCTTCATTGATGCTGAGACGTCGAGACTGGATATGGGGGTTTTGCTGGAACAGTGCGAGAAGGCCGGCGTCAAACTGATGGACGAGAGAATTGCAATGCACCATCAGATCAGTGATCACGCAATTGAGAGTCTCAAAACTGCTATTGCCCAGGCAGTGAAGATTACCAAAGATCTACCGGCTGGATATGTATCCAAGGTCCAGAAAGGGGGGTATGGGAGCACTTCCAAGATGAACGAGTGGAGTTAGACATTCTAAGGATAGCAAGATATCTCTTTAAACTACTAGCATATAGACATACATTATGCCTGCGTGGGATCACCAAGAGAGGCCGCAGACTGGTACTGGCTAAAGTCATACTCGACCTCGTAGTCGTCCGCATTCTCGTCCCCGTCAGACAGCTCGATATCTCGGATattctcgccctcgtcttcctcgtcgctgcTGAATCTGTATtcctccttcttgatcttcttccaagcAGCAAGAGTCTGCTTCCGCGTCAGGCAAAACGGCAGCTTCGACAGACTCACGCAGCCATCATCCGTAACCTCCACCGTCTGTCCCACCGAACTCGCTGTATCAGTAGCCTTGTCCATCAGAATGATATGGATAAAGAACACCATCCCCTTCTTTGCAATCACGCTCTGCCCACGCACAAACATCGGGAAATCCATCCACGTCGGCGCAAACGTCGCTCCAAGCGAGTATCCGCACGAATTGAACCTCTGATCCCGGAAGCCATTCTCGTCCGCAACTCGCGCGTACGCCTCGAACACATCCCCAATGGGTTTCCCTGGTTTCAATGCCTCCATGGCAGCCTTCATCTGCAGCACATTCACCTCGTGCATCCGCCGAGCCAGCTTCGTCACGCCCCCAATCGGGATCGTCCGCATCAGACACGCATGGTAGTGTTTATACACCGCCGCATGCTCGGCCGTTAACTGCCGCTCGATCTGGTCCTTTCCTGCAGAGTACCGCGTAAGAACGGCCTTGTTCCCCGAGACAAGAATGTTCTCATTTGCCGGATCGTCGCCCCCGCCTTCATACACGGTCCCTGTGATCTCGCGCCACAGGTCGCCTTCATATGCCCCGGGCTTTGCGAGCTTGAGGGTGCGCACGAGCGCAAAGTCAGCCAGGTACGCGGCTTTACGGACCTTGCGCATTTCAGCTTCGGATTTTATGATCCGCAGTTCTCGCGTGAAGAGGTCGCTGTGGTCTACGAGTGTGCAGACTCCATTAACGGCTTCTTCGAGTGCCTTGCCCAGTCGGTGGGTGAGGGAGCATGAATCCGGTTCGTACCCGATTCGCTTACTCGGGTCATTGATTCCGAAGTCCTGAAGCACCTTTGGGACAAGCGAGACTGGGTTGCTGCCTGCGTCGTCGGAGCGGATCAGGACGTCTTTCTGCTCGAGGATGGATGTGAATAGCGCCTGGCGGAGATCGGGGATCCGGGTGATGAGTTTCATGGATCCGTCGCTGTGGAAGTACATGGCCTGGAAGAAGACGTAGCCGAATGTGTCGAATCCGGTGAAGTAGTAGAGCGACTCTTGTTTTGTCATGAGGAAGCCGTCCAGGTTCTCGCGCTTCATGAGGTCGAGCGCATTCTGGCGGCGCTGGGCGTACTCGGCTTCGGAGAACCAGAGGGCTTTCTTGAACGGGAGGACTTTCGTGGCCATTGTGTTTGAAGATAAGTATGCTGTAGAGTGCTGCGGAGCTTGGGGGTGTCTTTGATGCATTTCCATCTCTGTTATATACTTCTTGCGGGACAGCAGGACTCCATCGCCGCTTTGGGCTCGCTGGTTCCTGCCGTAATTGGATCAACAAAGTATAATCAGCACTGGCCACATATGAATGTAACGCTCACATCAAGCTCCTGTCAGCCACGCGACGTCAGATTAGAGAACGGTAATCTTCCCTATCATTCCGCGGGAAAGACGGCTTTTCTGTGTTTTCCGATTCTAGATCCTAATTTGGATGCTGAAGTGCATCATGATTGACATATCGACCTGGGTCTTATCACAACATCCGTTCGGCCGTTCAAGCAACATCCAGTTACGCACTGTAATCCTTTTAagatatagagtaaattaaCTTTTGAGATGACAGAGTTCAATTCAATTCCGCTGGCCCGGCGTACTCAGTGTTTGCTGGAGGTGGAGCTGCCAGCTAAGTCACAACGGCATTTTGAAGAGAAACCCATGCAATCAGGACTGGCATTTATAGTTGCACTGTTGTTATACAGTGGTAGCTGTATTTGACAAGACTGGTAATCAAGAAAGCCGATGCTAGTAGCGAACTACTAGATAGAATATGTAATGGTCCTTGCCGGAACTCCTTATGTCCTTCCTGCATAAATCGCTGATCTGCAGGCACCAACTTCAAACTTACATATATCA is a window of Aspergillus puulaauensis MK2 DNA, chromosome 4, nearly complete sequence DNA encoding:
- a CDS encoding sugar porter family MFS transporter (COG:G;~EggNog:ENOG410PMQG;~InterPro:IPR005829,IPR005828,IPR003663,IPR036259, IPR020846;~PFAM:PF00083,PF07690;~TransMembrane:12 (i21-41o74-92i104-121o127-149i161-180o200-218i291-313o333-350i357-379o399-419i431-448o460-481i);~go_component: GO:0016020 - membrane [Evidence IEA];~go_component: GO:0016021 - integral component of membrane [Evidence IEA];~go_function: GO:0022857 - transmembrane transporter activity [Evidence IEA];~go_process: GO:0055085 - transmembrane transport [Evidence IEA]), with protein sequence MAGGTSIWASKDAKSDPKEIFNLRLLYLLVTLAWAGCFYGFDTGNIGGILTLPSFEKSFGLLDIPQAEYDDRKGTIAAMVAAGGAAGSLLAAPTSDWLGRKWSVFLWGIVFMIGAAMQMVPNYDVLLAGRFIGGLGVGASSMLSPQFLAENSPKSVRGSMTATYNLMIVTSLMLAFWVNYGVSLWSRPGIEDDHAQWQTAMSIQLIPGGLMCLMIPFVPETPRYLINHGKAEQGLKNLCRLRQLPPDHPYVQLEYREIQAQVQYEQENFQGHNYWVVAKDIFGNRSNLQRFVLAVLLFIFHKLTGTDSLNYYAPQIFELIGVKDDSSLLTTGVYGAVKVAATIFYIAYLVDRVGRRLPLLIGATIQATSMLYLALYLRFAGTDNTDMGGTPAGGIVGIVWIYLYAFGWSFGHSVACYIVAAEIFPTRIRSVCMGFCFFVNWIIDYGITRATPNMLTNMGYGAFLLYSLLTYLGVVFIFFCLPELKGRSIESMDDLFQRPLWTMWKHAYPTKEETVRHGIQEGKDEDVQGQDRDEEEAKRKQSATHVETAS
- a CDS encoding class I SAM-dependent methyltransferase (COG:S;~EggNog:ENOG410PV39;~InterPro:IPR029063;~PFAM:PF13489,PF08241,PF13649) gives rise to the protein MPPEQPSAYIEPDISDTDSAVTDTTSTAYTESLRSSLLQSVRENGRGYHKYSSSTYFVPEDEQEQERLDMQHEICLITTNRKLYLAPLPEDVPNVLDLGTGTGIWAIDFADQNPGSNVIGTDLSPIQPSWIPPNLKFEIDDYEQPWTYPIKFDYVHARMLTGSIADPERLFRQAYENLQPGGWFELMDFAFPVTSDDGTMEGTAYETLNQTMVEGLSRVGRDGGIPNRYKALFTDAGFQNITEVRYKWPQNTWPKGKHLKKIGEWNMVNTLDGLHGFAARLCIQVMGMTPEELEVLLAASRKDIRNPKIHSYWSIVIAYGQKPLQSTTKAA
- a CDS encoding uncharacterized protein (COG:E;~EggNog:ENOG410QDM2;~InterPro:IPR004841;~PFAM:PF13520,PF00324;~TransMembrane:11 (o53-74i81-104o124-146i158-175o205-225i246-267o309-330i351-368o380-405i426-448o454-474i);~go_component: GO:0016020 - membrane [Evidence IEA];~go_process: GO:0055085 - transmembrane transport [Evidence IEA]), which gives rise to MADKMDNPSMRKSSVEHPADADLDQKQNEAALPGELISAGSQHLHRRLGGKEIQLLAVGGAIGTSLFVQMGAALPKGGPAGLFLGFVIYGTIILSVNQCFAFNIPYEVTAIHVLLTYWTDKVPVGVVVAVCVVIYAVLNGLTVKYFGISEFYMSTFKILLMLGLMLYTFITMVGGNPDRDPYGFRYWRDPGSFVEYLVPGDTGRFLGLLSCIIQGSFTMVGPEFISMAAGEAENPRRLINKAFISFVWRLMFFFIGGALCVGIVIPYNDPTLAAVTSSEDSSSGTGAASPYVISMINFGIKGVPDLVNALIMTSVLSAGNNVIFSAARTLHGMALDGKAPSFFAKCNKYGLPYYSVITALCFCLLSLLQMGQSSSTVLDWFVGICTASYLLNYIGTVVTYLHFYYTMKKQGFDRSTLPYKGYLQPYAAWYALAGTFLITLILGYDVFISGQWDITTFFTSYTMVGFFIVAFVFWKVVKRTKYVKVGTADLKLGSTKDDIDLYEALYEKPKRGRILGYLNSWFE
- a CDS encoding uncharacterized protein (COG:S;~EggNog:ENOG410PN03;~InterPro:IPR018170,IPR020471,IPR036812,IPR023210;~PFAM:PF00248;~go_function: GO:0016491 - oxidoreductase activity [Evidence IEA];~go_process: GO:0055114 - oxidation-reduction process [Evidence IEA]), which produces MATESFQLNSGAKIPAVGFGTWKAGPGEAAAAVQAAFEAGYRHFDCAPLYGNEAEIGQVFKNTNVPRSEYFVTTKLWSSDHRRVESALDKSLRDLNLDYVDLYLMHWPVTLDPSPTDSNYGKEDRTVHAQGWDFRDTWREMEKLLATGKVKAIGVANFSTVNLEKLLETAKVVPAVNQTEIQPLLPQNKLNAFCAAKGIHQTAFGPLGGSGSTLHQHPDIVGNASRRGVDTGNVMLSWGIQKGWSVIPKSTNPVRIANNLKKNFVLDAEELQALDKLALPKGKRFNVPNWGTTIFHDDEAVELE
- a CDS encoding sialidase family protein (CAZy:GH33;~COG:G;~EggNog:ENOG410PJ4H;~InterPro:IPR036278,IPR011040;~PFAM:PF13088), translating into MNMAVTQETLPSLLDGTLRAGSRPSVRKEAYLRPATVQCHASNLLRLPNGDLLCTWFGGNMEGKPDISIYLSRLPSGGQTWGEALKVTHDDTRSEQNPVLFRHPSGELWLLYTSQQGGDQDSAVAKRVVSSDNGTSWSGPTILFNDPGTFIRQPVIILDNGAFVVPTFKCRGEPGAKWIGNDDISAIRTSGDQGKTWTEIAVPQSTGCVHMEIQRLKNGSYLALYRSRWADYIHLSTSPDGLNWSAPQPTPLPNPNAGICFDVLPSGRVVAVYNHSSRKNAESRREGLYDEITEGEDNRPNQKDRDDGKEAFWGAPRAPLCVAWSDDDGKSWRHRTLEEGDGFCLTNNSEEKRNRELSYPSMVVEDGTIHIAFTFWRQTIKYVQIGEEFLK